The following are encoded in a window of Choloepus didactylus isolate mChoDid1 chromosome 17, mChoDid1.pri, whole genome shotgun sequence genomic DNA:
- the CCDC85A gene encoding coiled-coil domain-containing protein 85A isoform X7: MSKAAGGAAAESCPPATAGPSAAAAVEDLSKVSDEELLQWSKEELIRSLRRAEAEKVSAMLDHSNLIREVNRRLQLHLGEIRGLKDINQKLQEDNQELRDLCCFLDDDRQKGKRVSREWQRLGRYTAGVMHKEVALYLQKLKELEVKQEEVVKENMELKELCVLLDEEKGAGCAGSRCSIDSQASLCQLAASTAPYVRDVGDGSSTSSTGSTNSPDHHKHHASSGSPEHLQKARGEGSPEHPKHRSASPEHLQKPRVSGTPDHPKALKGPSPEHHKPLCKGSPEQQRHPHPGGSPETLPKHMLSGSPEHFQKHRPGGSPENARHSGGSPEHLQKHALGGSLEHLPRARGTSPEHLKQHYGGSPDHKHVGGGSGAGGGGSGGGSREGTLRRQGPEDVSAHHRSVYSGMNGCVEETWRCCRFLSWN, from the exons ATGTCGAAGGCGGCCGGAGGCGCAGCGGCGGAAAGTTGTCCCCCAGCCACCGCTGGCCCATCCGCGGCTGCCGCGGTGGAGGACCTGTCCAAAGTGTCGGATGAGGAGCTGCTGCAGTGGAGCAAGGAGGAGCTGATCCGCAGCTTGCGGCGCGCGGAGGCCGAAAAGGTGAGCGCGATGTTGGACCACAGCAACCTCATCCGCGAGGTGAACCGCCGCCTGCAGCTGCACTTGGGCGAGATCCGCGGGCTCAAG GATATCAACCAGAAACTCCAGGAGGACAACCAGGAACTGAGGGACCTCTGCTGTTTCCTGGATGACGACCGACAGAAAGGCAAGAGGGTGTCCCGGGAGTGGCAGAGACTGGGCCGCTACACGGCTGGGGTGATGCACAAAGAAGTGGCCTTATACCTGCAGAAGCTGAAGGAGCTGGAGGTGAAGCAGGAGGAAGTAGTGAAAGAGAACATGGAGCTCAAGGAGCTCTGTGTGCTGCTGGATGAGGAGAAAGGCGCGGGCTGTGCAGGCAGCCGCTGCTCTATCGACAGCCAGGCCAGCCTGTGCCAGCTTGCTGCCTCCACAGCGCCATATGTGCGGGATGTGGGCGATGGCAGCAGCACCTCTAGCACAGGCAGCACCAACAGCCCTGACCACCACAAACACCATGCCAGCAGTGGCAGCCCTGAGCACCTGCAGAAGGCCCGGGGCGAGGGCAGCCCAGAGCACCCCAAGCACAGGAGTGCCAGCCCCGAGCACCTGCAGAAACCCAGGGTCTCTGGGACCCCGGATCACCCGAAAGCACTCAAAGGACCCAGCCCGGAGCACCATAAACCCTTGTGCAAGGGCAGCCCAGAACAGCAAAGGCACCCACACCCAGGGGGCAGCCCCGAAACATTGCCCAAGCACATGCTGAGTGGGAGCCCTGAACACTTCCAGAAGCACAGACCTGGGGGCAGCCCTGAAAACGCTAGGCACAGCGGCGGGAGCCCGGAGCATCTTCAGAAACATGCCCTAGGTGGGAGCCTGGAGCATCTCCCCAGAGCCAGGGGCACTAGCCCCGAGCACCTCAAACAGCATTATGGAGGAAGTCCTGATCACAAACACGTGGGAGGAGGCAGTGGAGCAGGTGGAGGTGGCAGTGGTGGAGGCAGCAGAGAGGGCACCCTCCGAAGGCAGGGTCCCGAGGATGTGTCAGCCCATCACCGGAGTGTCTACAGTGGCATGAACG